A stretch of DNA from Methylobacterium sp. CB376:
GTCGGCCCGATCCGCAGGCTCGGCGAGTCGTAGAGCGCGAAGCTGATCCCGTCGTCCGGGGCCGAGAAGCGCTTCGGCTCGCCGAGCCGGCGAATGCTGCCGGACGGATAGACGATCCCCGTATAGTCCTTGCTGCCGGGATATTGCGGCATGGCCTGGACGTTGGCGGAGAGCGTGACGACCCACATCGGGGGCGGCGCCTCGACGAAGGCCGGCACCGGGCGGGGCGTCAGGTCGGCGGCGAGCGCGGCCGCCGGCAGGAATGCCCCCGCGGCCGCGACGAAGCGAGCGAGGCGCGGGAGGGGGAGGCCCGCCATCAGCTGTTCGATCAGATCCATGGCCAGGATCTTAGGCCGCGGCGCGTCGATGACCTACCAACCGGACCGTGAAGCGTGGCGATTAGCCGGCCCTGTGTCACCGCGGCAACGCACGAGAAACAACGGAAAGTCAGCCGCGACGAGGCGGCAGATCGCGAAGTTTTCTTCATGCCCGTGACAAATTGGGCGCGCCCGGCGGCAATATCGGAGCAGCAGGGCCCGAGATGGCGCCGTCGCCTGCCCCAGGGGCGGCCGGCGATGCGCGGCCCGGGCCGGGTGGCGCGGGCCGCGCGCTCATGCGGGATCCGGTTGATCAAAGCGGATCCCGGATCCCAAGCCCGCGCGGCGCCTGAGCGAAGCCGCCATCCGCATGGCCGAAATCGGAGATGGCGAAGCCATCAACCGGATGGCGGTTCAGAAGTAGGACTTGAGCGTGCCGCGGCGGCGCACGTCCAGCGTCGCGCAGTGGAAGGAGCCGCCGAACGGCCCGTAGGACAGGAAGGGCGCCGGGATCGGGTCGAAGCCCCAGCCCTTCAGCGCCTTGATCAGGGTCGGCTGGCTCGCGTCGACGACGACTTTCTTCTCGTCGAGCATCAGCACGTTGATCGAGGTCCAGGGCGAGCACATCGAGATCCTGCTCATGAAGCCCTCGACCGGGTCGGGCCGGGGGGCGATCAGCACGTCCCAGGACTTCAGGACCTTCGGCAGGCGCTCGACGTCGACGTAGTCGGGGTTGACCAGCACCTTGCCGGGGGCGAGCGGCATGAAGGAGGAATCGATGTGCATCGGCTGCGGGCAGCGGCTCTCGATCTCGTGGATGCGGAAGCCCGGCCCGAGGTGGCGGCGCAGCCACTCGATGCCCATCAGGTTGGTCACGTTCGAGCGGGTGACGAAGAGGTCGCGCCCGCAGCGCACGAAGTCGGCCGCGTCGAAGACCGGCTCGAACTCGTTGACCGTGTAGCGCATCGGCTCGCCGGCCTTCAGGTTCGGCACCCGGTAATCGTAATTGTAGAGCTCGTCGGTGAGCTGGGGCCGCGGCGCCGAGGTCCAGCGGGCGCCGGCCCGGAAGTACTCCTTGAACAGCGAGCGGTAGGCGTCGCCCTCGAAGTAGCGCGAGCGCCAGCACATCGGCGACTCGATGATCTCGTCGCCGATCACCAGGTAGGGGTCGCGCGGGCAGGCGACGCAGAAGCCGCGCGAGGTCCAGCGCGGGGCCCTGAACTTCTTCGAGAAGTCGACCGCGTCGGGACGGCGCACCCTGACGCCCTCGCCCGCCAGGATGCGGATGAAGTTGTCGAGCTCGGCCTGCGCGAGCTTCTTCATGAATTTCGGGTATTTCCAGCCCGAGGCGAGCCGGTAGAAGGGCTGGGCGGCCCGCGGCAGGTTGAAGATCACCGTGAGGTGGTGGGTCGGGATCGTCGCCCCGTCGAGGCTGCCGACGATCACCTCCTCGAGCGGGTCCCACTCGTTCCAGGCCATGACGGGCGATTGGGGCGCGGGCACCCGGTGGCTGCCCGCCTGCGGCCCCTCATGGCCGCTCGCCTGCGGCCCCTCATGGCCGCTCGCCCCCGTGTCGAGGAGATCCCGGCCAGCGGCGGCGTCGAGCAGGTTCTGCCCGCTGTCGATGGTCGTCTCCCGGTCCATGTCGTCTCCTTCTCGGCCGTTGCAAATCGGCCTCATCGGGGCGCTTCCGCATCCGGCGCGAACCGCGCCCCGACCGGAAAAGCGCCCTGCGCCATAATCTTGCGGGCATTTCCGGTCATGCGCCCTGGAGGCTGGCGCGGCGCGTTTACCCGGCACTGTGTCCGGCCGGTGATAGACAGGCGGTGGCGGAGCTGCAACGTCACCCGGGACACGCTGATGATTTGCGCCGCATCCGTTGCACGAATGGCGCGCATTCCGGGGCCGGCCAGCGGCCGCGGCAACTGAAAGAGGACCATGAGGCGTCTCACCACCCTGGCCCTGGCGGCAGGCCTGTGCACCGCCATCGGCCTGTTCGTGTCCTCGGGGCCCGAGGCCGTCATGGAGGCGGCCTGGACGGCCGGGTGGGGCGCCGCCCTGGTGGTCCTCGCCCGCGTGGTCGCGGTCGCCTGGGCGGGGCTCGGTTGGTGGGCGGTCTTCCCCGCCGCGTCCCGGCCCGCCCTGCGGGTCTGCGTCGCCATCCGGTTCGTGCGCGAGGGCATCAACACGCTGCTGCCGGTGGCGCAGGTCGGCGGCGACCTGATCGGGGCGCGGCTCCTGACCCTGCAGCGGGTGCCGGGGGGGCTGGCGGGCGCGAGCATGTTCGTCGACCTGATGCTCCAGGCGCTGACGCAGTTCCTGTTCACGGTGATCGGGCTCGGCCTGCTCGTGGCGCTCGGCGGCGAGGGGCCGATCGTGCACTACGTCACGGTCGGGCTCCTGATCGCGGCGCCGGCCCTCGGCGCCTTCTACCTCGTGCAGCGGCGCCACGGGCACCGGCTGCTCCAGGCCGCCCTGCGCCGCTTCGCGAGCGGGCGCGAGTGGCGGGCGCTCGGCGCCGTCGACGTGCTCTACGACTGCCTGCGCGGGCTCTACGGGGCGCCGCGCCGGATCGCCACGGCGAGCGGCCTGCACCTCGTCGGCTGGGTGATCGGCGCGCTCGAAGTCTGGGTGGTGCTGCACTTCATGGGCTACGGCGCCCCGTTCCTGGAGGCGCTGGTGATCGAGAGCCTCGCCCAGGCCGTGCGCGGCGCCGCCTTCGCGGTGCCCGGCGCCCTCGGTGCCCAGGAGGGCGGCCTGATCGCCCTCTGCGCGGTGTTCGGCATCCCGGCCGAGTCGGCCCTCGCCCTGTCCCTGGTCAAGCGGGTCGCGGATCTGGCGGTCGGCGTGCCGAGTCTCGGCCTCTGGCATGCCCTGGAGAGCCGCGCCCGTGGCGAGACGACCGGGCTCGGGTCGTCCCTGCGCTCGCTGTTCGGGTCGGCGCCGATCGCGCCGCCCCTCGATCCCGCCTACGGCTACGCGCCGGCGGCGGCCGACGCCAAAAGGGGAGAGTGACGCTCGTGCGGAATCGACGGGAGTTCCTGCGGGCCGGCCTGTCGGCCGGTGCCGGCCTCGCGGCCGGGGCAGCCCTGGAGTGCTGGGTCGGGGTGGGGGCGCTCGTCGCGCCCGGGCCGGCCCGGGCGGCCGACGATCCGGCGGTCGCGACGGTGCAGCGGATGATCGCGGCCTTCACCGAGGCGCTCAAGCAGCCGGACGTGCGCGGGCGCGTCGCGGTGCTGACCGGGCCGGTGGCCGAGTCCTTCGACCTGCCCGCCATGCTGCGCCTCGCGATCGGCAGCCGCTGGAAGGACGTGCCGGCCGACAAGCAGGCCGCGCTGATCGAGGCCTTCGGGCCCTACCTCACCGCCACCTACGCGACCCGCCTGTCGGCGGCGGCCGGCGGCCGCTTCGACGTGCAGCCCGCGAGCGAGGCGCGCGGCAGCGGGCGCATCGTGCGCAGCACCGCCACCGACGCGAGCGGCGATTCCTCCCCGGTCGACTACATCACGACCAACGACGGCAAGATCACCGACGTCTACCTGCAGGGCACGATCAGCGAGGCGGGCACCCTGCGGACCACCTTCGCCGAGCCGCTGAAGAGCGGCGGTCCGGACGCGCTGCTCGACTTCCTGCGCCAGACCACCGCCACGATGCTCGCCGCCGCGCCTCCCGCCCAGAAGCCCTGACCTCGCGGGGGCCGCCCCCGACCCGCCGCCCCGTGGCGGCCGCCAGCGTCCTCGGAACCCCTCATGGACTCCACCTGGATCTCCACCCTGCTCCTCACCCTGGCGGCGGCGGGCTGCGCCTACGCCCTCGCGGCGGCGTGGCTCGCTGGCCGCGCGGCGGGGCGCCCGACGCCGACGCTCCCGGCCGGCGCGGCCCGGCCCTCGGTCACGCTGATGAAGCCGCTCTGCGGGGACGAGCCGAACCTCTACGAGAACCTGACCAGCTTCTGCCGCCAGGATTACGCCGGCCCGGTCCAGATCATCTTCGGCGTGCAGAGCGCCGCCGACCCGGCCCTGGCGATGGTCGCCCGGCTCAAGGCCGAGCACCCGGACCTGCGCATCGACCTCGCGCTCGACGCCCGCCAGCACGGTTCGAACCGCAAGGTGTCGAACCTGATCAACATGGCCGGGCTGATCGCCCACGAGGTCGTGGTGCTGGCCGACAGCGACATGGTGGTGCGCCCGGACTACCTGGAGCGCATCGTCGCGGAGCTCGGCCGGCCGGGCGTGGCGGCGGTGACCTGCCTGTATCACGGCGTGCCGGCCGAGCGGAGCGTCTGGGCGCAGCTCTCGACGCTGGCCATCGACACGCAGTTCCTGCCGAACGTGCTCGTCGGCACCGGCCTCTCCCTGGCCGAGCCCTGCTTCGGCTCCACCATCGCGTTCCGGGCCGAGGCGCTCGCGGCGATCGGCGGCTTCGAGCGGGTGAAGGACGACCTCGCCGACGATTACGCGCTCGGCGCGGCCCTGCGCGGGGCCGGGGGCGGGATCGTCGCCATCCCGAACTTCACCATCGGGCATACCTGCGTCGACACCTCGCTCTCGGACCTGTGGCGCCACGAGACGCGCTGGAACCGGACCATCCGCAACGTCGACCCGGCCGGCTACGCGGGCAGCCTCGTCACCCACGCCTTCCCGCTCGCCCTGATCGGCGCGCTGATGCCCAACACCAGCCCGCAGGGCCTCGCCATCGCCGCCCTGGCGCTCACCTGCCGCATCGTCCTGTGCCTGCGGCTGGAGCGGGCCTTCGGCCTCGACCCGCATCCCTACTGGCTGCTGCCGATCCGCGACCTGGTCTCGTTCGCCGGCTTCGTGTGGTGCTTCGCCTCCGGCGCCGTGACTTGGAAAGGTCACGATTATCGCGTTGTGGCTGACGGCACGCTCATCCCCGAGCCGGGCCTCGCGCAGGAGACCGGCGCCCCCACGACCTGACGGCCGCCCCGGCGGCCTCACCTCATCGCGAGAATTCCCCGATGCGCACCCTCTTCCTCCAGGCCCCCACCTTCGACGGCTTCGACGGCGGCGCCGGCTCCCGCTACCAGGCCAAGCGCGAGATCAAGTCGTTCTGGTACCCGACCTGGCTCGCCCAGCCGGCGGCGCTCGTCGAGAATTCCAAGCTGATCGACGCGCCCCCGCACAACCTGAAGCTCGGCGACGTGGCCGCCCAGGCGAAGGATTTCGACCTCGTCGTGCTCCACACCTCGGTCCCGTCCTTCAAGCAGGACGTGGCGACGGTCGAGGCGCTGAAGGCCGTGAACCCGAACCTGAAGGCCGGCCTGATCGGCGCCAAAGTGGCGGTGGACGCGCAGGGCTCGCTGGAGAAGGCGCCGGCGATCGACTTCGTGGCCCGCAACGAGTTCGACTTCACCTGCAAGGAGGTCGCCGACGGCCGCGACCTCGCGCAGATCAAGGGCCTGTCCTACCGCAACGCCTCCGGCGTCATCGTGCACAACGAGGACCGGCCGGTGATGATGGACATGGATCAGCTGCCCTTCGTCACCAGCGTCTACAAGCGCGACCTGGTGATGGAGAACTACTTCATCGGCTACCTGAAGCACCCCTACATCTCGTTCTATTCCGGCCGGGGCTGCAAGTCGCGCTGCACCTTCTGCCTCTGGCCGCAGACGGTGGGCGGGCACACCTACCGGACGCGCTCGGTCGGGCACGTGATCGAGGAGATCAAGTACTGCCTGAAGGCGTTCCCGCAGACGAAGGAGTTCTTCTTCGACGACGACACCTTCACGGACAACCTGCCGCGCGCCCAGGAGATCGCCCGCGAGCTCGGCAAGCTCGGCGTGACCTGGTCCTGCAACGCCAAGGCGAACGTGCCGCGCGAGACCCTGAAGGTGCTGCGGGACAACGGCCTGCGCCTGCTGCTGGTCGGCTACGAGTCCGGCAACCAGCAGATCCTGCACAACATCAAGAAGGGCATGCGGGTCGAGGTGGCGGAGAAGTTCACCAAGGATTGCCACGACCTCGGCATCGCCATCCACGGCACCTTCATCCTCGGGCTGCCGGGCGAGTCCAAGGAGACGATCCAGGAGACGATCAAGTTCGCCACCCGGATCAACCCGCACACCATCCAGGTCTCCCTCGCGGCGCCGTATCCGGGCACCTTCCTGTACAAGCAGGCGGTCGAGAACGGCTGGCTCGACGAGGCCAATGCCGAGCTCGTCGACGAGAACGGGGTGCAGATCGCGCCGCTGCACTATCCCCACCTGTCGCACACCGAGATCTTCAACTCGGTGGAGGAGTTCTACAAGAAGTTCTACTTCCGGGCGCCGAAGATCGCCTCGATCGTCGGCGAGATGGTGCGCTCGCCCGAGATGATGAAGCGCCGCCTGCGCGAGGGCGTCGAGTTCTGGCACTTCCTGAAGGAGCGTCAGGCGGGCGGCAGCGCCAAGGCGGCGTGAGCCCCCGGTCCCGGGACGGGCGCCGGCAGGTCAGGCGCCTCGTCGTCACCTCCGACGATTTCGGTCTGTCGCCCGAGGTGAACGAGGCGGTCGAGCGGGCGCACCGCGAAGGCATCCTCTCGGCCGCGAGCCTGATGGTGGCGGCCCCCGCCGCCGCGGACGCGGTCGCCCGCGCGCGGCGGCTGCCCTCGCTGCGCGTCGGCCTGCACCTCGTGATGGTCGAGGCCTGGCCGTGCCTGCCGGCGGCGGAACTGCCCGACCTCGTCGACGGGCAGGGCCTGCTGCGGCGGGACATGGGCGGGCTCGGCCTCGACCTCGCGGCCAAGCCCCGCGCCCGCCGCCAGCTCGCCGCCGAGATCCGGGCCCAGTTCGAGGCCTACCGGGCCACCGGGCTGCCCCTCGACCACGTCAACGCGCACAAGCACTTCCACGTCCACCCGGTGATCGCCGGCCTGGTGCTGCGGATCGGGCGCCCGCACGGCATGCGGGCCCTGCGCGTGCCGCGCGAGGACCGGGCCGTGCTGCGCCGGGCGGAGCCGGGCGCGGCCCCGGGCCTCGCCCTCGACACGGCGCCCTGGGCGGCCCTGCTCGGCCGGCGCGCCCGCCGGGCCGGGCTCCTGGTGCCGGACGGCGTGCTCGGCCTCGCCTGGTCGGGGCGGATGAGTCCGCCCCGGGTCGCGGCGCTGCTGCGGCACCTGCCGGCGGGGCTGACCGAGCTCTACACCCATCCGGCGACGCGGGGCGGCTTCCCGGGCGAGGCGCCGGGCTATGCCTACGCGGAGGAACTCGCGGCCCTCACGGCCCCGGAGAGCCGGGCGGCGCTCAGGGAATCGGGCGCAGTCCTGGGCGGGTTCGGGGATTTCCTCGCCTGATCCGGGATCCGCCTGATCAAAGCGGATCCCGCATCACACCGCCCGGCGCGCCACCACGCCCTCGGGCTCCCGCACCGGCTCCGGGGCCCGGGCGGGCGCGTCCTTCCCCTTCGCCTTCGGCGGCGGGCCGAGGAAGGCCGGCACGATGAAGAAGGCCGCCACCAGCGTGAAGAACAGCGAGAGCGCGAGCAGCTTGCCCATGCTCGCGGTGCCCGGATGGCTCGACAGGACCAGCGAGCCGAACGCCGTCCCGGTCGTCAGCGCCGAGAAGAAGATCGCCCGGGTCAGGCTCGAGGCCAGCATGTCGGCCACGCCCGCCCGCCACGCGATCACGTAGTAGATGTGGAAGGCCACGCCCACGGCCAGCATCAGCGGCATCGCGATAATGTTGGCGAAGTTGAGCGGCATCCCGATCAGGTAGAGCGCCTCCAGCGTCCACAGGGTCGCGAGCACCAGCGGGCCGAGCGCCATCGCCACGTCCCACGGGCGGCGCAGCGCGACCGATAGGATCACGAAGATCGACAGCAGGGCGAGGGCGCCCGCCTCGATGAAGGCGCCCAGGATCGTGCTGCTCGACCGCGTCGTGGCGATCGGCGCGCCGGTCGCGTGCGGCGCCACGCTCAGCACCTCCTTGGAGAAGCGGCGCAGCACCGTATTGTCGTTCGAGTTGCCCTTGGGCTGCACCTCCAGCCGGGCGCGCCCGTCCTTGGCGATCCATTCCGAGCGGATCTGCTCGGGCAGGCTCTCCAGGGTGATCTTCTCCGGCGAGAGCAGGCCGCGCAGGCGCGCGAGAAGGCCCTTGAGGTCCGGCACGGTCGCGGCCGCGGCCGCCTCCCGCACCTGCGGGGAGGCCTCGGCGAGGCGGTCGAGCGTGTCCGTGAAGGCGAGCACCTCCTTCTCGGGCGCGCTCTCGCCCTTGCCGGCGATGCCGCGCAGGGCGCCCGAAGCGGATTTGAGCGCCTGGACCACGTCCCGGTCGCTCGGCGGCGGCGCCACGCGGGGCGGGTTCAGCACCGGGCCGAGCACGCTCGCCGCGTCCTCGATGGTCGCGAGCTTCTGGTCCTGGTCCAGGGGCACGAAGGTGTCGATGTCGATCACGTTCGCGACGATCGGCAGCGCCCGCAGGCGCTCGGCCATCGGCCGCACCGCGTCGCGGTTCGGCACCAGCACGTCGATCGTGTTGGGGCTCGTGGCCGGGTCCTTGGCGAGGTCGAGATAGGTCGCGACCGATTCCACCTTCGGGCTGCGCAGGTGCATCGGGTTCGAGTCGAACGGCAGGTAGTAGAGGAGCGGCAGGCCCGCCACGGTCACGAGCCCGGTCAGCACCAGCACGAGCTTGCGGTTCTGGATGATCCAGTGGTCGACCTTGGCCAGCGAGGCGGTGCCGACCTCCTCCTTCTCGCCCCGCGGCTTGAACACCGCGATCAGGGCGGGCAGCAGCGTCAGCGCGAACAGGTAGGCCACGATCATGCCGACGCCGGCGATGAGGCCGAGTTCGGACACGCCGCGGAACTCCGTCGGCAGGAAGGAGAAGAAGCCCGCCAGCAGCGACACCGCGGCGAGCGTCAGGGACCAGCCGACCCCGTGGGCGGCCGAGCGGATCGCCTTGGCCAGGTCGGGCTGCACGAAGCGGTCGGCCCGGTAGCGCACCGCGAACTGGATGCCGAAATCGATGCCGAGCCCGACGAACAGGGCCGCGAAGGCGACCGAGATCGGGTTGAGTTCGCCGACCATCAGCAGGCCGAGCGCCGCCGTGACGATGAGGCCCGCGAAGGTCGTGATGATCACCGCGACCACGAGGCTCGGCGAGCGCAGCGCCAGCCACAGGAACAGGACGATGGCGCCCACCGTCACCGAGTTGTTGAGGAGGGCGTCGTCCGAGAGGGTGGCGAACTCGTCGTCCGCCACCGCGACCTGGCCGGTCAGGCGCACCGTCACGCCGTCCTGCGGCGTGAGGTGGAGGTCGCGGGCGGTCTTGCGGATCAGCGCGCTGGCGTCGGCGCCCGGCTGCAATTCGTCGAAGTCCAGGCGCGGCTGGGTGATCACGAAGCGGCGCAGATCCCCCGTCTCGGCCTTGCCGCCCGAGAGCAGGAGCTGCCAGGACAGGCGGGCCGGCTCGCCCCTCAGCGCCTTCTCGAACGTGTCGCGCAGCTGGCCGAGCGGGCTCGTCAGGTCCTCGATCTTGGCCTGGCCGCCCTTCACGCCCTGCGCGCCCAGGCCCATCGCCTGCAGGATGCCGCGCAGCGACGGGTCCGCCGCGAGCGGCCCGAGCAGCCCCTGCTGCTGCACCAGCCGCTCGGTGGTCTGCTCCAGCTCCTTCTGCGGCATCAGCAGGAAGCCGTTCTTGTCGAAGAAGGGACCGCCGTCGGGCCGGTAGACCACCGGCAGGCGGCTCCTGTGCTGCGACAGGGCCTCGGCGAGGCGCGTCGCCGCCTCGTCCGCCTGCTCGGGGGTGCGCGCGTCGATCACCGCCACCAGCAGGTTGCTGCGCTGGGGGAAGGCCTTCTCGAACTGGATCTCGTCCTGACGCCAGCCCACGTCGGGCGCGATCAGGCGCTCGACGTCGGTGTTGATGCGGAAGCGGTGCGCCGCCGTCAGCGCGCTCGCCGCCGTCAGGGCGAGGCAGGCGAGCAGCACCAGCCAGCGATGGCGGACGGAGAGCGCGACGAGCCGTTCGATCACGTGGTCTAGCCTAACCTTGTGCGGGGCCGGGAGCGCGCTCCCGCCCGGATCCGTCGGTGCCGCGACCCCACGCTTGCGCACGCCGCGCGTCGGGGCGGGCACGGTGCCGGGGGCCCTCGTCCGGCAAGCCGGAGCGCCCCGCATCGTTCCCGGGCGTTGGCGCGCTAAGTAGTGGCCCCGAGAGGCGATTGCAACGCGCGGGGCTCCGGACGGGTGCGCGTCCCCGGCGCGGCGCGCCCGCCCGGACCCCGCGAGGACGCGCTCCCGCGGCCCGTCCCGAGGCGCCGCGTCCCTCGCCCGGGAGGGCCGCACCCCGTCTCGAACGGGCCGGCGCGCGGGAGCGAATCGTCCGGACGGGGCAGCGAATCCCGGAACGGGCACCGAATCGCCCGGGCGCCCGGTTGCGCCGCCGCGCGGCGCCCGGCCGCCGCCCGGGCCGTGGCTTGCTGCGCTGCAGCGTCGCATCAAGGTTGCGCCCGCGGCATTGGTCGACGCGCGAGGGCGGGTTAGCGTCGCCGGACCGTTGGGTTTGGGCAACGGTTAGAGCCATTCGAACCTAGGTTGCTGGAATTCCGCCGTTTTTCGCGCTAAGGACCCTCGGTTCATCCCCCTGCAAGCGAGACAAGGAGCCTCGATCTTGGGCATCCCTCTTCGGTACGTCGCAAAGATCGGCGGCTACATCCTCAAGCAGCACCTCACGGGCCGCAAGCGCTACCCGCTCGTGATGATGATGGAGCCGCTGTTCCGCTGCAATCTGGCCTGCGCCGGCTGCGGGAAGATCGATTATCCGGACGAGATTCTCAACAAGCGTCTGCCGGTCGACGAGGCCCTGGAATCGGTCCGCGAGTGCGGCGCGCCGGTCGTCGTCATCGCGGGCGGCGAGCCTCTGCTGCACAAGGACCTGCCCCAGATCGTCGAGGGCATCATCCAGCAGAAGAAATTCGCGATCGTCTGCACGAACGCTTTGCTGCTCGAGAAGAAGATCTCGCAGTACAAGCCGAGCCCGTACTTCACTTGGTCGATCCATCTCGATGGCGACAAGGAGATGCACGACAAGTCGGTGTGCCAGCGCGGCGTCTATGACAAGGCGGTGGCGGCGATCAAGAAGGCCAAGGATCTGGGCTTCCGCGTCACGATCAACTGCACCTTCTTCAACAACTCCGCGCCGGAGCGGATCGCCGACTTCTTCGACAGCGTGACCCGGATGGGCATCGACGGCATCACCGTCTCGCCCGGCTACGCCTACGAGCGCGCGCCCGACCAGCAGCACTTCCTGAACCGGAAGGCCACCAAGGAGCTGTTCCGCGGCGTGTTCCGCCTCGGCAAGCAGAAGGGCCGCGAGAAGTGGACCTTCCAGCAATCGGGCCTGTTCCTTGACTTCCTGGCGGGCAACCAGTCCTACCATTGCACGCCCTGGGGCAACCCGACCCGGACCGTGTTCGGCTGGCAGAAGCCCTGCTACCTGCTGGGCGAGGGCTACGCCAAGACCTTCAAGGAGCTGATGGAGACGACCGACTGGGACGCCTACGGCACCGGCAACTACGAGAAGTGCGCCGACTGCATGGTGCATTCCGGCTACGAGGCGTCCTCGGTGGTCGATTCGGTGCGCAAGCCCTGGAAGCCGCTCGTCTTCGCGCTGCGCGGCATCCGGACCGAGGGCGAGATGGCCTCGGAGATCTCCCTGGAGAACCAGCGCCCGGCGGAGTTCGTCTTCTCACGCAACGTCGCGCAGAAGCTCTCCGAGATCCGGAACGCCGAGGCCGACGCCAAGAAGCGCGCGACAGCGGCCTAGGGAGGCGAAGGCCGCCGAGGAATCGCGGGCGAGGCGCACGAGCCCGCCCACCCTGGCGGAGCGGCGCGCCAGCGCCGACAGGACGGCGAGCAGGTCGGGCTCGCCGTTCGGCTTGAGGGCCTTGGCGATCGCGGCGGGGAGCGCCCGGTCGGCGGGGTCGCAGATCACCCGCACGGCGCAGAAGGGCAGCCCGTGCGCCTGCGCGAAGGACGCCGCCACGTGCGACTCCATGTCGACGGCGGCCGCGCCCGTCTGCACGTGCAGCACCGCCTTGGCGTGGGGCGAGAGCACGGCGAAGTCCTCCCCGGCGAGGTCGGCCCGCCGGACCCGGAACGGCGCGTCCGCGAGGCGCGCGGCCAGCGCCCGCACCACGTCCGGATGGGCGCCGTGGCGCCGGCCGGCCGCGACCACGCCGGTGGCCACCACCACGTCGCCGGGCGCCAGGGCCGGATCGAGCCCGCCCGCGATGCCGATGCTCATCACCGCGCGGCAGCCGGGCCGCACCCGCTCGCGCAGGACGGCCCGCAGGCGCTCGGGATTGCCGCCCGCGCCCACCGTGGCGACGCCCGGCCCCGCGGCGAGGCGCGCCTCGCGGGCGAGGCCGGTCACGGCCAGCACGGGATGGGGTCCGGTGAGACTGTCCTCGACGACGATCATGCGGATGGGCGCCCCGTGTGAGCGGAAGGGACCGGCGGGATCCCGCCGCGGTGCATCCTTCATACCAGCGGGCTCGG
This window harbors:
- a CDS encoding phosphorylase; amino-acid sequence: MIVVEDSLTGPHPVLAVTGLAREARLAAGPGVATVGAGGNPERLRAVLRERVRPGCRAVMSIGIAGGLDPALAPGDVVVATGVVAAGRRHGAHPDVVRALAARLADAPFRVRRADLAGEDFAVLSPHAKAVLHVQTGAAAVDMESHVAASFAQAHGLPFCAVRVICDPADRALPAAIAKALKPNGEPDLLAVLSALARRSARVGGLVRLARDSSAAFASLGRCRALLGVGLGVPDLGELLRDVA
- a CDS encoding hopanoid transporter HpnN, producing MIERLVALSVRHRWLVLLACLALTAASALTAAHRFRINTDVERLIAPDVGWRQDEIQFEKAFPQRSNLLVAVIDARTPEQADEAATRLAEALSQHRSRLPVVYRPDGGPFFDKNGFLLMPQKELEQTTERLVQQQGLLGPLAADPSLRGILQAMGLGAQGVKGGQAKIEDLTSPLGQLRDTFEKALRGEPARLSWQLLLSGGKAETGDLRRFVITQPRLDFDELQPGADASALIRKTARDLHLTPQDGVTVRLTGQVAVADDEFATLSDDALLNNSVTVGAIVLFLWLALRSPSLVVAVIITTFAGLIVTAALGLLMVGELNPISVAFAALFVGLGIDFGIQFAVRYRADRFVQPDLAKAIRSAAHGVGWSLTLAAVSLLAGFFSFLPTEFRGVSELGLIAGVGMIVAYLFALTLLPALIAVFKPRGEKEEVGTASLAKVDHWIIQNRKLVLVLTGLVTVAGLPLLYYLPFDSNPMHLRSPKVESVATYLDLAKDPATSPNTIDVLVPNRDAVRPMAERLRALPIVANVIDIDTFVPLDQDQKLATIEDAASVLGPVLNPPRVAPPPSDRDVVQALKSASGALRGIAGKGESAPEKEVLAFTDTLDRLAEASPQVREAAAAATVPDLKGLLARLRGLLSPEKITLESLPEQIRSEWIAKDGRARLEVQPKGNSNDNTVLRRFSKEVLSVAPHATGAPIATTRSSSTILGAFIEAGALALLSIFVILSVALRRPWDVAMALGPLVLATLWTLEALYLIGMPLNFANIIAMPLMLAVGVAFHIYYVIAWRAGVADMLASSLTRAIFFSALTTGTAFGSLVLSSHPGTASMGKLLALSLFFTLVAAFFIVPAFLGPPPKAKGKDAPARAPEPVREPEGVVARRAV
- the hpnH gene encoding adenosyl-hopene transferase HpnH encodes the protein MGIPLRYVAKIGGYILKQHLTGRKRYPLVMMMEPLFRCNLACAGCGKIDYPDEILNKRLPVDEALESVRECGAPVVVIAGGEPLLHKDLPQIVEGIIQQKKFAIVCTNALLLEKKISQYKPSPYFTWSIHLDGDKEMHDKSVCQRGVYDKAVAAIKKAKDLGFRVTINCTFFNNSAPERIADFFDSVTRMGIDGITVSPGYAYERAPDQQHFLNRKATKELFRGVFRLGKQKGREKWTFQQSGLFLDFLAGNQSYHCTPWGNPTRTVFGWQKPCYLLGEGYAKTFKELMETTDWDAYGTGNYEKCADCMVHSGYEASSVVDSVRKPWKPLVFALRGIRTEGEMASEISLENQRPAEFVFSRNVAQKLSEIRNAEADAKKRATAA